A single genomic interval of Asinibacterium sp. OR53 harbors:
- a CDS encoding NADH-quinone oxidoreductase subunit N — protein MNAIILSALLGVVMMFSGIVIKEKSALKYIAAAGLLLLLIANLMHTYGIYQVRVDTRGLLNFQKFGLFFNSIVFAATLVYVLLSGKDIENTGLNVAEYFALIFFVLCGVSILSAYNGLLMLFLGIEILSIPLYILTGADKRNMKSNEAALKYFLMGSFSTGIMLMGIALVYGATGSFGMTPPPVNPVTGLFQGSFLEVAGLLLLFVSMAFKVSAAPFHFWTPDVYDGAPSVFTSFMATIVKAAGFIAFIRLFAGHTTILGPTWKIILSFVIIATLLVGNITAVFQQSVKRMLAYSSIAQAGFMLFALYSNNDLTQEGILLYTVAYSLATIGIFAVLIKMKDYTYDGFNGLAKKQPVLAFGATVCLLSLAGIPSTAGFFAKYYMLAATIKEGGAFWLVIVAVLFAAVSAYYYFRVIQAMYFKDGEAETHEPISNGFKYTLLLLSALIVLIGIMPSVVLNWLYF, from the coding sequence ATGAACGCAATCATACTTTCGGCATTATTAGGTGTAGTGATGATGTTCAGCGGCATCGTCATCAAGGAGAAATCGGCATTGAAATACATAGCGGCCGCCGGACTCTTGTTGTTGCTGATCGCCAACCTGATGCATACTTACGGCATCTACCAGGTGCGCGTAGACACCCGTGGCCTGCTGAATTTTCAGAAATTCGGTCTCTTCTTTAATTCAATTGTATTCGCTGCCACACTGGTATATGTATTACTGAGTGGAAAGGATATTGAAAACACCGGCTTAAATGTTGCCGAATATTTTGCGTTGATCTTTTTTGTGTTGTGTGGTGTGAGCATTCTTTCGGCTTATAACGGATTGCTCATGCTCTTCCTGGGAATAGAGATATTATCTATACCCTTGTATATACTTACCGGTGCCGATAAGCGTAACATGAAGAGCAACGAAGCTGCCTTGAAGTATTTTCTCATGGGCTCTTTTTCTACCGGCATCATGCTCATGGGTATTGCGCTGGTATATGGCGCTACCGGGTCTTTCGGCATGACACCCCCGCCTGTAAACCCGGTAACGGGACTGTTCCAGGGCTCATTCCTGGAAGTGGCAGGATTGTTACTGCTCTTTGTTTCAATGGCTTTCAAAGTATCGGCTGCGCCTTTTCATTTCTGGACACCCGATGTATACGATGGCGCGCCTTCGGTCTTCACTTCTTTCATGGCCACCATTGTAAAAGCAGCGGGATTCATTGCATTCATCCGCCTTTTTGCAGGACATACAACCATATTGGGTCCTACCTGGAAGATCATACTTTCTTTTGTGATCATCGCCACTTTACTGGTAGGCAATATCACCGCAGTATTCCAGCAAAGTGTTAAGCGCATGCTGGCTTATTCCAGTATCGCGCAGGCGGGTTTTATGTTGTTTGCTTTATACAGCAACAACGACCTCACACAGGAAGGTATTCTGCTGTATACAGTTGCTTACAGTCTTGCTACCATCGGCATTTTTGCCGTACTCATCAAAATGAAAGATTATACCTATGATGGGTTCAACGGGTTGGCTAAAAAGCAGCCTGTACTGGCGTTTGGCGCTACTGTTTGCCTGCTGTCACTGGCTGGTATACCGTCAACCGCAGGGTTCTTCGCAAAATATTATATGCTGGCCGCCACTATTAAAGAAGGAGGTGCTTTCTGGCTGGTTATTGTGGCTGTACTATTTGCAGCTGTCAGCGCCTATTATTATTTCAGGGTTATACAGGCCATGTATTTCAAAGATGGCGAAGCCGAAACCCATGAGCCCATCAGCAACGGGTTTAAATATACCCTGCTGTTGCTGTCAGCACTCATTGTATTGATCGGCATCATGCCGTCTGTAGTACTGAACTGGTTGTATTTTTAA
- a CDS encoding NuoM family protein, which translates to MIPVLLILIPLLTGLLSFLIKEEKAVKGWALLTSLVTLVVAVTGCWFYPAAQLTYTTSWLPGLGADFAVGMDGMGKMLCLLTAISFPVVFVATQKNTYKNAGRFYGLMLLTQAGLTGVFLAQDALLFYFFWELALIPVYFLCSIWGGEKRIAVTFKFFVYTFLGSLLMLAGILFVYFHTADQSFAIKSFYQVKLSGAQQGLAFWLFFLAFAIKMPVFPFHTWQPDAYEQSPTAVTMILSGVMVKMGVFALVRWLLPVFPQAASDSAHVIIILSVIGMLYASLIAIRQDDLKRLIAYSSIAHIGLMCAAVFANNKTGMEGVMIQMFNHGVNVIGLWIVADVIEQQLGTRKFSELGGLAQKAPALAILLMVMALANIALPLTNAFIGEFLMFNGLFQYNVWIAAVACISIILAAVYTLNMVQKIFYGNTVPATANATDINQNVQFMLVVLALLVIVLGVYPQPIISLTTDTVHAILK; encoded by the coding sequence ATGATTCCTGTTCTACTGATACTAATTCCGCTATTGACCGGTCTGCTCAGTTTTCTCATCAAAGAAGAGAAAGCAGTTAAAGGCTGGGCATTGCTCACCTCGTTGGTTACGTTGGTGGTAGCTGTAACCGGCTGTTGGTTTTACCCGGCTGCGCAGCTGACTTATACAACAAGCTGGTTGCCTGGTCTGGGCGCCGATTTTGCCGTTGGCATGGATGGAATGGGTAAGATGCTCTGCCTGCTTACTGCCATTTCTTTTCCTGTGGTATTTGTGGCTACACAAAAAAATACCTATAAAAATGCCGGCCGTTTTTACGGATTGATGTTGCTGACACAAGCCGGACTCACCGGTGTTTTCCTGGCACAGGATGCGCTGTTGTTTTATTTTTTCTGGGAGCTGGCGCTGATACCTGTTTATTTTCTCTGCTCTATCTGGGGAGGAGAAAAAAGGATTGCCGTTACTTTCAAATTCTTCGTGTACACTTTCCTTGGATCACTGCTGATGTTGGCAGGTATCCTGTTCGTCTATTTTCATACGGCCGATCAATCTTTCGCTATCAAATCTTTTTACCAGGTAAAGCTCTCGGGCGCACAACAGGGATTGGCATTCTGGCTTTTCTTTTTGGCATTCGCCATCAAGATGCCGGTATTCCCTTTCCATACCTGGCAGCCCGATGCGTATGAGCAATCACCTACTGCAGTCACTATGATATTGAGCGGCGTGATGGTGAAGATGGGTGTCTTCGCATTGGTACGCTGGCTTTTACCGGTATTCCCGCAGGCGGCTTCCGACTCGGCCCATGTGATCATTATCCTTTCTGTGATTGGCATGTTATACGCTTCATTGATTGCCATCAGGCAGGATGATCTGAAGCGACTGATCGCTTATTCATCCATTGCGCACATCGGTCTGATGTGTGCCGCTGTATTTGCCAATAACAAAACAGGTATGGAAGGTGTGATGATACAAATGTTCAACCATGGTGTGAACGTGATCGGACTCTGGATTGTGGCTGATGTGATTGAACAGCAACTCGGAACACGTAAATTCAGCGAGCTCGGCGGACTGGCACAAAAAGCACCGGCATTAGCTATTCTGCTGATGGTGATGGCGCTGGCCAATATTGCATTGCCCCTCACCAATGCTTTCATTGGGGAATTCCTGATGTTCAACGGACTGTTCCAGTACAATGTATGGATCGCGGCAGTAGCCTGCATCAGCATCATACTGGCGGCTGTGTATACCCTGAACATGGTGCAGAAGATATTTTACGGCAACACGGTTCCGGCCACAGCAAATGCAACCGATATCAATCAGAACGTACAATTTATGCTCGTGGTACTGGCATTGCTGGTGATTGTACTGGGTGTTTATCCCCAGCCCATCATCAGCCTTACAACAGATACAGTACACGCCATCTTGAAATAA
- the nuoL gene encoding NADH-quinone oxidoreductase subunit L produces MLLYLIPLFPLLGFLINGLGRKSLSKSMVGIIGSCTILASFVVSLLVFFDVKANGATVVTLFNFIQADRLTIPFAFQADQLSALFLLIITGVGFLIHLYSTAYMHEEEGPHFARYFAYLNLFVFSMLLLVLGANYVIMFIGWEGVGLCSYLLIGYWFKNDQYNYAARKAFVMNRIGDLGFLLALFWLISKLGTVNYSDVFAQVNQLSSFDITAITVLLFVGAMGKSAQIPLYTWLPDAMAGPTPVSALIHAATMVTAGIYMIARSNILYTMAPATQSLVAIVGLVTAVFAATIALKQNDIKKVLAYSTVSQLGYMFLGLGVGAYTGAVFHVMTHAFFKALLFLGAGSVIHAMHHEQDIRNMGGLKKYLPVTHITFLLGCLAIAGIPPFSGFFSKDEILMAAYARNPLYYFIGLAGALMTAFYMFRLYSMTFLGNFRGTHEQEHHLHESPSAMTIPLIILAVLSVIGGFVGIPEVFASNAHSLEHFLAPVFAASTQLKEAHHMEASQEYLFMAVSTAAIILVIVLAVRSYKKYQRTTAENTGIAKVLENKWYIDELYDALIVNPLNAFAGFLKNVVEKSGIDGVVNGVGRLVGYGSRQLRLLQSGQVGSYILVMVMAMVVFVLIWFNDATIMRFFSKIF; encoded by the coding sequence ATGCTTTTGTATCTGATTCCCCTCTTTCCCCTGCTGGGCTTCCTTATCAACGGATTGGGGCGCAAATCGCTTTCCAAATCTATGGTGGGCATCATCGGCAGTTGTACTATATTGGCGTCATTCGTAGTGAGCCTGCTGGTTTTCTTCGATGTAAAAGCGAATGGAGCCACCGTAGTAACCCTGTTCAATTTTATCCAGGCCGATCGGCTGACCATTCCTTTTGCTTTCCAGGCCGATCAGTTATCGGCTTTATTCCTGCTCATCATTACGGGAGTGGGTTTTCTCATTCATTTGTACTCTACTGCATACATGCATGAAGAAGAAGGTCCGCATTTCGCGCGCTACTTCGCATACCTCAACCTCTTCGTTTTCTCCATGCTGTTGCTGGTGTTGGGTGCCAACTATGTGATCATGTTCATCGGATGGGAAGGAGTAGGACTGTGTTCTTACCTGCTCATCGGGTACTGGTTCAAAAACGATCAATACAATTATGCAGCCAGGAAAGCATTTGTGATGAACCGCATTGGTGACCTGGGCTTCCTGCTGGCTTTGTTCTGGCTCATATCCAAACTGGGTACGGTTAATTACAGTGATGTATTTGCGCAGGTGAACCAACTAAGCAGTTTTGATATTACGGCTATTACTGTTCTCTTGTTTGTAGGTGCCATGGGAAAAAGCGCACAGATACCCCTGTACACCTGGCTACCCGATGCCATGGCAGGTCCTACGCCTGTATCAGCATTGATCCATGCCGCTACCATGGTTACAGCCGGTATTTACATGATCGCCCGCAGCAACATATTATATACGATGGCGCCGGCCACTCAATCCCTGGTAGCTATTGTGGGATTGGTTACCGCTGTATTCGCGGCTACTATTGCACTGAAGCAGAACGATATCAAAAAAGTACTGGCTTATTCCACCGTGAGCCAGTTAGGTTATATGTTCCTCGGATTGGGCGTAGGCGCTTATACCGGCGCTGTGTTCCATGTGATGACGCATGCATTCTTCAAAGCCTTATTGTTCCTTGGCGCCGGCTCTGTGATCCATGCCATGCACCACGAACAGGATATCAGGAATATGGGCGGACTGAAAAAATATTTACCCGTTACGCATATCACTTTCCTGCTGGGTTGTTTGGCCATTGCAGGAATACCGCCTTTCTCAGGATTCTTCTCAAAAGATGAAATACTGATGGCGGCTTACGCCAGGAATCCTTTGTATTATTTTATAGGATTGGCCGGCGCTTTGATGACGGCCTTCTATATGTTCAGGTTGTACAGCATGACTTTCCTCGGCAATTTCCGGGGCACGCATGAACAGGAACATCACCTGCATGAGAGTCCTTCAGCTATGACCATCCCCCTGATCATACTTGCTGTTTTATCGGTGATCGGAGGTTTTGTAGGCATACCCGAAGTGTTCGCTTCCAATGCGCACAGCCTGGAACATTTCCTTGCACCGGTTTTTGCCGCTTCCACACAACTGAAAGAAGCGCATCACATGGAAGCATCGCAGGAATACCTGTTCATGGCTGTTTCCACAGCAGCCATTATACTGGTCATCGTACTGGCTGTAAGAAGTTATAAAAAATACCAGCGTACAACAGCAGAAAATACCGGCATTGCCAAAGTGCTCGAGAACAAATGGTATATCGATGAACTCTACGATGCCCTTATCGTGAACCCGCTGAATGCTTTTGCCGGCTTCCTGAAAAATGTAGTAGAGAAAAGCGGTATCGATGGTGTGGTGAATGGGGTAGGCCGCTTGGTTGGTTATGGATCCCGCCAGTTGCGCTTATTGCAAAGCGGACAGGTAGGAAGTTATATACTGGTCATGGTAATGGCCATGGTTGTATTTGTATTGATTTGGTTCAACGACGCTACCATCATGCGTTTCTTTAGTAAAATATTTTAA
- the nuoK gene encoding NADH-quinone oxidoreductase subunit NuoK, producing the protein MPIQYYIYLCLALFSIGIIGVLTRRNAIIVFMCIELMLNAVNLLLVAFSKMHHGAAIAVNPASQTGVEGQLFVFFIMVVAAAEVSVGLAIIVMLFRNTHSVDINFLNRLKN; encoded by the coding sequence ATGCCAATACAATATTATATCTATCTCTGTTTGGCCTTGTTCAGCATCGGCATCATTGGGGTGCTTACCCGCCGCAATGCCATCATTGTTTTCATGTGCATTGAACTGATGCTGAATGCTGTAAACCTGCTGCTGGTGGCTTTTTCAAAAATGCACCATGGTGCTGCGATAGCAGTGAATCCCGCATCGCAAACAGGAGTAGAAGGACAGTTATTCGTATTTTTCATTATGGTGGTGGCAGCAGCGGAAGTGAGCGTGGGACTGGCCATTATTGTGATGCTGTTCAGGAATACGCATTCCGTGGACATTAATTTTTTGAATCGTTTGAAAAACTAA
- a CDS encoding NADH-quinone oxidoreductase subunit J → MDTIQILFYALTVVALFSAIMVLVSKNPVHSVLWLIGVFFAISGHYILLNAQFLAIVNLIVYAGAIMVLFLFVIMLMNLNNQSEPQKHIWIKLAGAIAGGCFLMVLVSLVRQAVDLQHKNVLMGTGDIGLIRNLGKALFSDFVVPFEISSVLFLSAMVGAVVIGKKD, encoded by the coding sequence ATGGACACAATACAAATACTCTTTTATGCATTAACGGTTGTTGCGCTCTTCAGTGCCATCATGGTGTTGGTGAGTAAAAACCCGGTGCACAGCGTGCTTTGGCTGATTGGTGTTTTTTTCGCCATCTCCGGTCATTATATTTTATTGAACGCACAGTTCCTGGCCATTGTAAACCTCATCGTGTATGCCGGAGCCATCATGGTGCTGTTCCTGTTTGTGATCATGCTCATGAACCTCAATAACCAATCGGAGCCACAGAAACATATCTGGATAAAACTCGCAGGAGCCATCGCGGGCGGCTGCTTTTTGATGGTGCTGGTATCATTGGTGAGACAGGCGGTAGACCTCCAGCATAAAAATGTTTTGATGGGAACAGGCGATATCGGACTCATCCGCAACCTGGGTAAAGCATTATTCAGTGATTTTGTAGTGCCCTTTGAAATCAGCAGCGTACTGTTTTTGAGCGCGATGGTAGGGGCTGTAGTAATAGGAAAGAAAGACTAA